The segment TTATGGTTCGGTCCGGTGCAGGTGATTTTATCTTAAAGCTTGCCATTTCTCTTTTTGGGCATACAGTTGGCGGTCCCGCCAAGATGGCTATTTTTGCAAGTGCTTTCATGGGAACTGTATCCGGGAGTGCTGTGGCAAATGCTGTTGGTACAGGTTCCATTACCATACCTTTGATGAAGAAAATGGGTTATAAACCTAAATTTGCTGCTGCTGTAGAAACAGCTGCCAGTACCGGTGGTCAGTTGATGCCACCAATTATGGGAGCAGGTGCATTTATAATGGCCCAATGGACCCAGGTATCCTATACTAAAATAGTTATGATATCAATTGTACCTGCCATAATGTACTTTCTCAGTGTCGGTTTTTTTGTGCATCTGGAAGCTCAAAAATACAATCTAAGAAGAATTCCTAAAGATGAGTTACCTAAGTTTAAAGAGGTATTCAAAGAAGGTTGGCAGTTTTTCATACCTATCGTTGTCCTGGTGACACTTTTGATGATGAATTATACTCCTACATTTTCTGCATCTATAGGGATATTGTCAGTTGTAATAAGTAGCTGGTTTAATAAAAAGACTGCTATGAAGATTAAAGATATTCTTGATTCACTTGCCCTTGGTGCCAAGAATATGGTAAATACTGCAATCGTATTAATGTGCTCTGGCATAGTAGTTGGGGTAGTTTTACTAGTGGGTATGGGAATTAAATTTTCAATTCTTATATCAGACTGGGCTCAGGGTAACCTATTTCTTGCAATTATATTTGTGGCTCTTGTTTCTTTGATTTTAGGAATGGGTTTGCCTGTTACAGCTTCCTATATTGTTCTTGCAGTTCTGGCGGCACCACTTCTGGAATCTTTGATGCTGAAAGATTATTTTATAAATGTTCTTAATATGCCTGCTGAGACTTTAAAGGATCCTAATATTATTGCTGGACTCAAGGCTATGGTTCCACCTGATATTGCTGTTGGTGCACTTCTTTCAGCTCACTTACTTATATTCTGGTACTCTCAGGATGCAAACGTTACTCCGCCTGTGGCTCTTGTGGCTTATGCTGCAGCCGGCATTGCTGGAAGTAAGCCTTTTGAGACTGCTATGGAATCTTGGAAATTGGCAAAAGGGTTATATCTTATCCCTCTAATGTTTATTTATGACCCGGCGATACTTTTCTTTGGGCCTATTGATAGAACTATAGAGAATATTATTACAGGAACCATTGGACTTTTAATACTTGCAATATTCTTTGAAGGGTATTTTCTTAAGTATCTTAATTGGTTAGAAAGGATAATTTATGCAGTTATCGGGATATTGTTGATATGGCCAGAAAGGGTTAGTAACTACGTTGGTATTGTTGGGTTTATAGTCATTACTATTTTCGTATATTTATCTGCCAAAAAGTTGAAAAAGGGGACGGTTCAATAAAAAACCTCTTTTAGATATAGACCCTGGGGGGGTGCCGTGGGGCCCCCTTTTTTTCTATCTCTGCTTTCAATTATTTCCATGACGGTGGAAGGGTGAAGTTTTTTTCTGTAAATGAAAAAAGCTGTGCCTATGATGTTTCTCACCATGTTGTGTAGAAAACCGTTTGCATTTATCTCAATATTTATAATATGTTCTGTTTTATAAACATTAATAAAATTTATCGTACGAACCGAATTTTCCTTAAGGCTTTTCATGGTACACATCGCACTAAAATCGAAAGTTCCTACAAATTGAGACAAAATTTCAGAAAAAATTTCAATATCAATGGAATTTCTGACCCACCACACCCTATTTCTTAGAAACGCTGAAGGAAGTTCGGAGTTTAAAATTTTGTATAGATATGTTTTACTCTTTGCAGATTTTTGGGCGTGAAAATTAACATCCACATCTTCTACTTTTTTTATGATAATACTTCGCGGGAGAAGGCTATTTAGTCCAAGGTTTAACGGTTCACTTTCTATATATTTTTCAGCACGAAAATTAAACACCTGTGCCAATGCGTGTACTCCAGCATCTGTTCTTCCGGATCCGATGATATGTATCTGTTTTTTGTATATTTTGCTTAATGCAGCTTCAATTTCGGATTGTACGGTAACAAGCCCCTTTTGGAACTGCCATCCATGAAACTCCGTGCCATCATATTCTACTGTACATTTCTTATTGTATAGAGATGGTTCCAACTGTAATCACCGTTATAACTAGTAAAAATATATAATCATAGATATAAGGTTTTTTAAATTGAACAATTTTGCTCAATCTTTGTTCTGATATCTTTTTTGTGTCTGGTGGGTTGTCAATAATAAAATTAAAAAAATCTGATGAGATATCTAAAATTTTAACTACGTAAAATCTGTTATAATTATGTTTAACAGTTGACATGAAATCTTTTAGATTTTGTAGCATTTTAGGTACCAAGCTCAACGTATCTATAATGATCTTTGTAATTATCTTTCTATCTATCAGAAAAGTAAAAGGAGATAATATAAAAACCGATATCCTCATCAGTTCGTACTTACTGGAGGTTTTTATAAAGATATAGGAAAATGCCAGCATGGTTAAAAGCTCCATGGATCTGAGTATGAAGTAGTGTATAATTAAATGAAAAGACAGCGAATGGTCAAAAGTTAGAAAAAAAGAATAGATCAAGACCAGTGAAAGTATG is part of the Calditerrivibrio nitroreducens DSM 19672 genome and harbors:
- a CDS encoding TRAP transporter permease encodes the protein MKEEKIEVVEDKTGESIVTKRELKGFWDNFIYWFAVVTSLLHLWYNSFGILPELRLNAIHYGMMLFMGFLIYPLSVKKAKETFKIDIVLAFLALTAALYLLLFEEALNLRNQEVNTYDMVAASVALLLLLEITRRTTGWTIPIIALFFIMYALFLGKYLGGLWNFPGVSVSRFLYRMYFAPDGIFGSVTTISSTFVFLFVLFSSFMVRSGAGDFILKLAISLFGHTVGGPAKMAIFASAFMGTVSGSAVANAVGTGSITIPLMKKMGYKPKFAAAVETAASTGGQLMPPIMGAGAFIMAQWTQVSYTKIVMISIVPAIMYFLSVGFFVHLEAQKYNLRRIPKDELPKFKEVFKEGWQFFIPIVVLVTLLMMNYTPTFSASIGILSVVISSWFNKKTAMKIKDILDSLALGAKNMVNTAIVLMCSGIVVGVVLLVGMGIKFSILISDWAQGNLFLAIIFVALVSLILGMGLPVTASYIVLAVLAAPLLESLMLKDYFINVLNMPAETLKDPNIIAGLKAMVPPDIAVGALLSAHLLIFWYSQDANVTPPVALVAYAAAGIAGSKPFETAMESWKLAKGLYLIPLMFIYDPAILFFGPIDRTIENIITGTIGLLILAIFFEGYFLKYLNWLERIIYAVIGILLIWPERVSNYVGIVGFIVITIFVYLSAKKLKKGTVQ
- the truA gene encoding tRNA pseudouridine(38-40) synthase TruA, whose amino-acid sequence is MEPSLYNKKCTVEYDGTEFHGWQFQKGLVTVQSEIEAALSKIYKKQIHIIGSGRTDAGVHALAQVFNFRAEKYIESEPLNLGLNSLLPRSIIIKKVEDVDVNFHAQKSAKSKTYLYKILNSELPSAFLRNRVWWVRNSIDIEIFSEILSQFVGTFDFSAMCTMKSLKENSVRTINFINVYKTEHIINIEINANGFLHNMVRNIIGTAFFIYRKKLHPSTVMEIIESRDRKKGGPTAPPQGLYLKEVFY